A single region of the Changchengzhania lutea genome encodes:
- a CDS encoding alanine/glycine:cation symporter family protein has protein sequence MNSLIQRIEDVTVAFSNWIWDIPLLILLIGGGIYFLIYSRLLPFKHFWYAIAILKGKYGNKKNSGQISAFQALSTALSSTIGMGNIAGVAIAISMGGPGALFWMWISAIIGMTTKYFTCSLAIMYRSKDSSGEIQGGPMYVITEGLEKKWRPLAIFFSIAGLIGSLPIFTANQLTQVLNDILLPALGYQESIESTLILGIIISVFVSIVILGGIKRIASYASKLVPAMVILYFLSVSYILIVNYMAIVPSLCLIFQDAFTGNAVLGGSIGSIIIVGVRRAAFSNEAGIGTAPMAHGASSNQEPVREGLIAMLGPFIDTIIVCTLTALAILVTNSWLQPNIEGVTITLYAFIQAMPSYGAFLLVFIVSIFAFTSLFTYSYYGSKCISFLLGTKFKKAYNYIYIASIIIGAVSSMAGIVSLIDISFAIMAIPTMVSGIILAPKVMQATKLYFNKLENESTH, from the coding sequence ATGAATAGTTTGATACAGCGTATTGAAGATGTAACGGTAGCATTTAGTAATTGGATCTGGGACATTCCTTTATTGATTTTGCTCATTGGTGGTGGTATTTATTTTTTGATCTATTCTAGATTATTGCCATTTAAACATTTTTGGTACGCCATAGCCATATTAAAGGGTAAATATGGCAACAAAAAAAATTCAGGTCAAATAAGTGCATTTCAAGCATTATCTACTGCGCTTTCTTCCACTATAGGAATGGGTAATATCGCTGGTGTTGCCATTGCAATATCAATGGGAGGGCCAGGTGCATTATTTTGGATGTGGATAAGTGCCATTATTGGCATGACAACAAAATACTTTACCTGCTCCTTGGCCATAATGTATCGTAGTAAAGATAGTTCAGGTGAAATACAAGGAGGTCCAATGTATGTCATTACTGAAGGGCTGGAAAAAAAATGGAGACCACTAGCGATATTTTTTTCAATTGCAGGGCTTATAGGGTCTCTACCTATTTTTACGGCCAACCAATTAACACAAGTGCTAAACGACATTTTACTTCCAGCTTTGGGGTATCAAGAATCTATTGAATCAACACTCATTTTAGGCATTATAATCAGTGTTTTTGTTTCTATTGTAATTTTGGGAGGCATAAAAAGAATTGCAAGTTATGCCTCAAAACTTGTACCAGCTATGGTCATATTATATTTCTTGTCGGTTAGTTATATATTGATAGTTAATTATATGGCTATAGTTCCCTCATTATGCCTCATCTTTCAAGATGCTTTTACAGGCAACGCCGTTTTAGGCGGTAGTATTGGCAGTATCATAATTGTTGGTGTGAGAAGAGCGGCATTTTCAAACGAAGCAGGTATAGGTACTGCACCAATGGCACATGGCGCATCAAGCAATCAAGAACCTGTAAGGGAAGGTTTAATAGCCATGTTAGGCCCTTTTATTGATACCATTATTGTTTGCACCTTAACGGCTTTGGCAATTCTTGTTACCAATAGTTGGTTACAGCCAAATATAGAAGGAGTGACCATTACATTATATGCTTTTATTCAGGCCATGCCAAGTTATGGAGCATTCTTACTGGTGTTTATCGTGTCAATTTTTGCCTTTACATCTTTATTTACCTATTCGTATTATGGTTCTAAATGCATCTCTTTTTTATTGGGGACAAAATTTAAAAAGGCTTATAATTATATTTATATCGCCAGTATTATCATAGGCGCTGTTTCTTCTATGGCAGGAATTGTAAGTTTAATTGATATAAGCTTTGCCATTATGGCTATCCCAACAATGGTATCCGGAATTATTTTGGCACCTAAAGTAATGCAGGCCACTAAATTGTATTTTAACAAACTTGAAAACGAGTCAACCCATTAA
- a CDS encoding amidohydrolase family protein, whose product MKHIKNYKILILLVACCMSFSIFAQEKLAIKSKSEPVILVGGTLHIGTGKVMQNAAIGFENGKISIVDKLENTKIDNSVYNVIDVSGKHIYPGFILLNSLIGIEEISGVPHSNDRNEEGRINPNLNTAFAFKSDSEFLPVLRFNGILTVETAPRGGMVSGTSSVMKLDGRNWEESLYQFGTGIHLNWPSSSRTSYDAATHTRRSNPNKNYSANVTELKNLFTQAIAYGKQEDRKPNLKLEAFQGLFNGTQSLFIHAVEPKEIIESIQVSKKTGIEHVVLISAESTLLVVDFLRKNNIPVILPPTHSVPSREDMDYDLRYKLPYLLSKEGIVVAISHQGMLSTSRNLPFYAGVAAAFGLDKEEALKTISLNAAKILRIDNTLGSLEVGKDATLFVSTGDALDIRTNKLTHTFIQGKNITLEGKQQKQYKQYSELLGHNE is encoded by the coding sequence ATGAAACATATTAAAAACTATAAAATCTTAATTTTACTAGTTGCTTGCTGCATGTCATTTAGCATTTTTGCACAAGAGAAATTAGCTATAAAAAGTAAAAGTGAACCTGTTATACTAGTTGGAGGCACATTGCATATTGGTACAGGCAAGGTGATGCAAAATGCTGCTATAGGGTTTGAAAATGGTAAAATTTCAATAGTTGATAAATTAGAAAACACAAAGATTGATAATTCTGTGTATAACGTAATTGATGTCTCTGGGAAACATATTTACCCTGGATTTATTTTGCTTAATTCTTTAATTGGTATTGAAGAAATTAGTGGTGTACCACACTCAAATGATAGAAATGAAGAAGGTAGGATTAACCCCAATTTAAATACAGCTTTTGCTTTTAAATCAGATTCAGAATTTTTACCAGTTTTAAGATTTAATGGTATTTTAACCGTTGAAACTGCTCCGAGAGGTGGTATGGTTTCAGGTACATCGTCAGTAATGAAACTTGATGGTCGAAATTGGGAAGAATCCTTATACCAATTTGGCACAGGCATACATTTAAATTGGCCAAGTTCCAGTCGGACTTCTTATGATGCGGCAACGCATACAAGACGGTCAAATCCTAATAAAAATTACAGTGCTAATGTAACAGAATTAAAAAATTTATTTACACAAGCGATTGCTTATGGGAAACAAGAAGATAGAAAACCTAACTTAAAACTTGAGGCCTTTCAAGGGCTATTTAATGGTACACAATCGTTGTTTATCCATGCTGTTGAGCCTAAAGAAATTATTGAAAGCATTCAAGTTTCAAAAAAAACGGGAATAGAGCATGTTGTACTCATATCCGCAGAATCGACTTTATTGGTTGTAGATTTTTTAAGGAAAAATAATATTCCTGTAATTCTGCCACCAACACATAGTGTACCAAGTAGGGAGGATATGGATTACGATCTGCGATATAAACTGCCATATCTTCTTTCTAAAGAAGGTATTGTAGTAGCAATAAGCCATCAAGGGATGTTGTCAACATCTAGAAATTTACCATTTTATGCAGGCGTAGCTGCAGCTTTTGGTCTAGATAAAGAAGAAGCCCTAAAAACTATATCTTTAAATGCGGCAAAAATTTTAAGAATTGATAATACGTTGGGTTCTCTTGAAGTTGGAAAGGATGCCACTCTATTTGTATCAACTGGAGATGCTTTGGATATCAGAACAAATAAACTTACCCATACCTTTATACAAGGAAAAAACATAACGTTGGAAGGTAAGCAACAGAAACAATATAAACAGTATTCAGAACTACTGGGTCATAATGAATAG
- a CDS encoding aminotransferase class V-fold PLP-dependent enzyme → MVEEKQTTLAQYFQEFRENIIGINAKIETPYGSKPLIYGDWIASGRLYGPIEKILQDRIGPMVGNTHSEASYTGRLMTNIYEEAHNIIKKHVNASHDDVIITSDSGMTGVLCKFQRILGLKIPEKYANQIHIPEEERPVVFLTHMEHHSNQTTWLETIADVEVLDPSENLFVNANNLTKALIKYKNRKIKIGSFTACSNVTGVGTNIYELAEIMHENGGYCFVDYAASAPYVDMDMHPENDVQRLDAIFFSPHKFLGGPGSSGVLIFNKALYKNKIPDHPGGGTVTWTNPWGEHHYFDNIEVREDGGTPGFLQAIKASLAIKLKEKMTVEKIRLRENELVKACYEKISNISGLHLLAKDVRYRLGAFSFYIENIHYNLVVKLLNDRFGIQVRGGCSCAGTYGHLLLEVSREQSKKITDEINRGDLSEKPGWVRLSLHPTMTDKELQYIIDAISQLMQCHKQWRKDYTYSPITNEFYHKDEANYLVNTSVFFEV, encoded by the coding sequence ATGGTTGAAGAGAAACAAACAACATTAGCACAATATTTTCAAGAATTTAGGGAGAATATTATTGGAATCAATGCAAAAATTGAAACGCCTTATGGTTCTAAACCACTCATTTATGGAGATTGGATTGCAAGCGGAAGATTATATGGGCCCATTGAAAAAATACTACAGGATCGCATAGGTCCCATGGTTGGAAACACTCATTCTGAAGCCAGTTATACAGGGAGATTAATGACTAATATTTATGAAGAAGCACATAATATCATTAAAAAACATGTCAATGCTTCTCATGATGATGTTATCATTACATCAGATTCTGGAATGACAGGTGTGCTATGTAAATTCCAGCGCATTTTAGGCCTTAAAATCCCTGAAAAATATGCCAACCAAATCCATATTCCTGAAGAAGAGCGACCAGTCGTTTTTTTAACACACATGGAACATCATTCCAACCAGACAACTTGGTTGGAAACAATTGCAGATGTTGAGGTGTTAGATCCTTCTGAAAACTTATTTGTTAATGCAAATAATTTAACAAAAGCTTTAATTAAATATAAAAACAGAAAAATTAAAATTGGATCGTTCACTGCTTGCTCCAACGTTACTGGAGTTGGCACCAACATTTATGAATTGGCTGAAATAATGCATGAAAATGGAGGATATTGCTTTGTTGATTATGCAGCCTCTGCACCTTATGTAGATATGGATATGCATCCTGAAAACGATGTCCAACGCTTGGATGCCATCTTTTTTTCCCCTCATAAATTTCTTGGTGGACCAGGCAGCTCTGGCGTTCTGATTTTTAATAAAGCTCTATACAAAAATAAAATTCCAGATCATCCTGGAGGAGGTACTGTAACTTGGACAAATCCTTGGGGCGAACATCATTATTTTGATAATATTGAAGTACGTGAAGATGGTGGCACTCCGGGTTTTTTACAAGCCATAAAAGCGAGTTTGGCAATTAAGTTGAAAGAGAAAATGACAGTCGAAAAAATCCGTCTTCGTGAAAATGAACTTGTCAAAGCATGTTATGAGAAAATATCAAATATTTCTGGACTGCACTTACTTGCCAAAGATGTTAGATATAGGCTGGGAGCATTTTCATTTTACATTGAAAATATACACTATAATTTAGTTGTTAAATTGTTAAATGATAGATTCGGCATCCAGGTTAGGGGTGGTTGTTCATGTGCAGGAACTTATGGCCACTTATTATTGGAAGTCTCCAGGGAGCAATCCAAAAAAATAACAGATGAAATTAATCGCGGCGACCTTTCAGAAAAGCCGGGTTGGGTTCGTTTATCACTTCACCCTACCATGACAGATAAGGAATTGCAATATATTATTGACGCCATCAGCCAGCTTATGCAATGTCATAAACAATGGCGTAAGGACTACACATATTCTCCTATAACCAATGAATTTTATCATAAAGACGAAGCAAACTATCTTGTGAATACGTCAGTATTTTTTGAAGTATGA
- a CDS encoding NHL repeat-containing protein — MHNNQVQIFDLKGNFVRMIGWNETIKAAKGVKVTDIQVIFADFEGSRVLVYDLNGNLIQIISGEFNQPTDIVIVSNKIFVVNYKGKKASVFKN; from the coding sequence ATGCATAACAACCAAGTTCAAATCTTTGATTTAAAAGGGAACTTTGTAAGAATGATTGGTTGGAATGAAACCATAAAAGCAGCCAAAGGTGTAAAAGTAACTGATATCCAAGTCATCTTTGCAGATTTTGAAGGCAGCAGAGTATTAGTTTACGATTTAAATGGTAATCTTATTCAAATTATATCTGGCGAATTCAATCAGCCAACAGATATTGTAATTGTTAGCAATAAAATATTTGTAGTAAATTATAAAGGAAAAAAGGCTTCTGTATTTAAAAATTAA
- a CDS encoding amidohydrolase family protein, producing the protein MKKNKVITYQRPLWLAFIYTFLMVYIGNSQETFPKNGVSDQLPNTFAITNATIIPAPGEVLKNATLLIRNKSIEKVVNGRSVPSGYTEINANGKYIYPSFIDAFSTYGQPEVKNSPRGNPYVKREQIQSNTKGSFNANEAIKSEYNASEHFLVDRNRAQQLRKQGFGLVATFRPDGVARGTASLVALGESNENQEMLQSKVAAHFSFHKGSSTQDFPISPMGSIALLRQTYYDTEWYNQFKNKPFMDQSLEAILNIKKLPQIFETNGWLSTLRAHKIAKEFNINYILKGGGDEYQRVDEIKALNATFIIPLNFPDAYDVSNPFDTEKISLTDLKHWELAPSNPARLEEHDVAFAITSHGQGKIDDFLSNLKKAVAYGLSPKQALYSLTVLPAKLLHQEDRIGTLESGKLANFIIISGEIFDKKTVIYENWVQGKKYIVVQEDDPLIIGTYSLSVDGENYSLVVEKAKKGYNAKLLDQSSTEIKTDFKLTGDIVTLQFNKDSESFYRLGGWINNDPEKMVLQGKGQRNDGKWIEWKATKPKEPLQNITNQHKETALQRKELGDVIFPFVAFGSPEKPVQQDILIKNATVWTNEKEGILTETDVLLKDGEIVQIGKNLKASIARIIDGTGKHLTAGIIDEHSHIALSAVNDIATVSAMIRMSDALDSERINIYRALAGGVVAAQILHGSSNPIGGQSAFIKLRWGEIPEGLKIKEAKPFIKFALGENPKRSKSVPSIRFPRSLMGLEQVYTDVFTQALAYKKDWQEFNALKKKDNTVKPRVDLANKALLEVVEGKRYISCHAYQQGEMLMLMNVAERFNFNINTFTHVLEGYRIADRMLKHGVGGSTFSDKWNFKWETRNAIPYNATVMHNEGVVTAINSDSQETIRHLNQEAAKSVKYGNMSEQDALKLVTLNPAQLLHLDDTMGSITVGKSADVVLWSENPLSIYAKAEKTIIEGIVYFDIEKDKQLRKGIQTERNRIISAMKNAIKTGSNVEPHISISKPDFTCEYLGVQN; encoded by the coding sequence ATGAAAAAAAATAAAGTAATTACATATCAACGCCCATTATGGCTGGCTTTTATATATACATTTTTAATGGTGTATATAGGAAATAGCCAAGAGACATTTCCTAAAAATGGTGTTTCAGACCAACTTCCAAATACTTTTGCCATTACCAATGCAACCATAATCCCAGCACCAGGTGAGGTCTTAAAAAATGCCACATTATTAATAAGAAACAAAAGCATTGAAAAAGTGGTCAATGGAAGAAGTGTACCAAGTGGTTACACCGAAATAAATGCAAACGGAAAATATATTTACCCCTCTTTCATTGATGCTTTTAGTACATACGGACAGCCCGAAGTTAAGAATTCACCACGTGGAAACCCTTATGTTAAAAGAGAACAAATACAATCAAATACAAAGGGATCATTCAATGCTAATGAAGCTATAAAATCTGAATATAATGCATCTGAACATTTTTTGGTTGATAGAAATCGAGCACAACAGCTTCGTAAACAAGGATTTGGACTTGTAGCTACGTTTAGACCCGATGGTGTGGCCAGAGGAACAGCATCTTTAGTTGCCCTTGGAGAAAGTAATGAAAACCAAGAAATGTTACAATCAAAAGTGGCTGCTCATTTTTCCTTTCATAAAGGCAGTTCAACCCAAGATTTCCCCATTTCACCTATGGGAAGTATTGCATTATTACGTCAAACCTATTATGATACTGAATGGTATAATCAATTTAAAAACAAACCTTTTATGGATCAATCGTTGGAAGCCATTTTAAACATAAAAAAACTTCCACAAATATTTGAGACTAATGGTTGGTTAAGTACATTAAGAGCACATAAAATAGCAAAAGAATTTAACATTAATTATATCCTCAAAGGAGGTGGGGACGAGTACCAACGGGTTGATGAAATTAAAGCATTAAATGCAACATTTATAATTCCGCTTAATTTTCCCGATGCTTATGACGTTTCAAATCCTTTTGATACTGAAAAAATTTCCTTGACCGATTTAAAGCATTGGGAACTGGCACCATCTAATCCTGCGCGTCTCGAAGAACACGATGTAGCCTTTGCTATTACATCTCACGGACAAGGCAAAATTGATGATTTTTTATCCAATCTTAAAAAAGCTGTAGCTTATGGCTTAAGTCCTAAACAGGCTTTATATAGTTTAACAGTATTGCCAGCTAAATTGTTGCATCAGGAAGATAGAATAGGAACTTTAGAAAGCGGAAAATTGGCAAATTTCATAATTATTTCTGGAGAAATTTTTGATAAGAAGACGGTTATTTATGAAAACTGGGTTCAAGGCAAAAAATATATTGTTGTCCAAGAGGATGATCCTTTAATTATTGGAACCTATTCTCTTTCGGTTGATGGTGAAAATTATTCTTTGGTGGTTGAAAAAGCAAAAAAGGGTTATAATGCAAAGCTTCTTGATCAGAGTTCAACAGAAATAAAAACAGATTTTAAATTGACCGGAGATATAGTAACCCTTCAATTTAATAAAGATTCTGAATCTTTTTATCGTTTAGGAGGTTGGATAAATAATGACCCAGAGAAAATGGTTCTACAAGGTAAAGGGCAACGCAATGATGGTAAATGGATTGAATGGAAGGCCACTAAACCAAAAGAGCCATTACAAAATATAACAAATCAACATAAGGAAACGGCTTTGCAAAGAAAAGAGTTAGGCGATGTCATTTTTCCGTTTGTAGCCTTCGGCAGCCCTGAAAAACCAGTACAACAAGATATATTAATAAAAAATGCAACAGTATGGACTAACGAAAAGGAGGGTATTTTAACCGAAACCGATGTGTTGCTAAAAGATGGAGAGATAGTTCAAATTGGTAAAAATCTAAAAGCATCTATAGCAAGAATAATTGACGGAACAGGGAAGCATTTAACTGCGGGCATTATTGATGAGCATTCCCATATTGCGTTAAGTGCCGTAAACGATATTGCAACGGTATCTGCCATGATAAGAATGAGTGATGCTTTAGATTCAGAGCGAATCAATATTTACAGAGCATTGGCAGGAGGCGTTGTTGCAGCCCAAATATTACATGGTTCGTCCAATCCAATTGGAGGCCAGTCTGCATTTATCAAGTTACGATGGGGAGAAATTCCTGAAGGCCTAAAAATCAAAGAAGCCAAACCTTTTATAAAATTTGCTTTAGGAGAGAACCCCAAGCGGTCAAAAAGTGTACCTTCAATACGGTTTCCAAGGTCTTTGATGGGGTTGGAACAAGTATATACCGATGTGTTTACACAAGCATTGGCGTATAAAAAGGACTGGCAAGAGTTTAATGCTTTAAAAAAGAAAGACAATACAGTAAAACCTAGAGTAGATTTAGCTAATAAAGCATTATTAGAAGTTGTGGAAGGCAAACGGTATATTTCTTGCCATGCCTACCAGCAAGGTGAAATGTTAATGCTCATGAATGTAGCAGAACGATTTAATTTTAACATTAATACTTTTACGCATGTTTTGGAAGGTTATAGGATTGCAGACAGGATGTTGAAACATGGAGTAGGCGGCTCTACATTTTCAGACAAATGGAATTTTAAATGGGAAACCAGAAATGCCATTCCCTATAATGCAACAGTAATGCATAATGAAGGTGTTGTTACAGCTATCAACTCTGATAGTCAGGAAACTATACGGCATCTTAATCAAGAGGCTGCAAAATCTGTTAAGTATGGCAATATGAGTGAACAAGATGCTTTAAAACTGGTGACACTTAACCCTGCTCAACTATTGCATTTGGACGATACCATGGGAAGCATTACAGTTGGAAAATCTGCCGATGTTGTTTTGTGGTCAGAAAACCCACTTTCAATTTATGCAAAAGCCGAAAAAACAATAATAGAAGGCATTGTGTATTTCGATATTGAAAAAGACAAGCAATTAAGAAAAGGTATTCAAACTGAAAGAAACAGGATCATCAGTGCAATGAAGAATGCCATTAAAACAGGTTCAAATGTTGAACCACACATATCCATATCAAAACCAGATTTCACCTGCGAGTATTTAGGTGTTCAAAATTAA
- a CDS encoding M14 family metallopeptidase yields MKKIALIFSFVFLLNTYAQKPVFKGQEPIKQIVTTVKPVQKQWKGIFPFETDAVYFSNNFEGGRLNGIARENDSTYTVLITPENTPINISPWYAFKVWSKQKKQIYVTLTYSEGYKHRYNPKLSNDGLNWTSIDSTNYVEYEKGDKNFGPGSLALKAQMTLGVSSDTLWASAQELQTSKHVKKWVEGLSKKTFISNQQIGKSKEGRPLTALSIGNKRSKRMLMVISRQHPPEVTGYLAMKAFVETISSNSRLAKKFRKKFTTYIVPLMNPDGVDNGNWRHSSGGIDLNRDWTHFNQPETLAVSKFIEEKENETNGKFYFGIDFHSTWDDIYYTIADSFKGNMPGLVPEWLDNVKKAIPDYNPNIRPSDTMEPAIISRNYFYVAHGMEALVFEIGDNTPRGFIKEKGRLSAIELMKLMLSKL; encoded by the coding sequence ATGAAAAAAATAGCCTTGATATTCAGTTTTGTATTTTTACTAAATACGTACGCTCAAAAACCTGTTTTTAAAGGACAAGAGCCTATAAAACAAATTGTAACAACGGTAAAACCAGTACAAAAACAATGGAAAGGAATATTTCCTTTTGAAACGGATGCTGTTTATTTTTCCAATAATTTTGAAGGCGGTCGATTAAATGGTATAGCTCGAGAAAATGACAGTACATATACGGTACTTATAACTCCTGAAAATACACCGATAAACATAAGTCCCTGGTACGCTTTTAAAGTTTGGTCTAAACAGAAAAAACAAATTTATGTAACCCTTACATATAGTGAAGGCTATAAGCATAGATATAATCCTAAATTAAGTAATGACGGATTAAACTGGACATCCATAGATTCTACAAATTATGTAGAATATGAAAAAGGGGACAAAAATTTTGGCCCAGGTTCACTTGCATTAAAAGCACAAATGACGTTAGGAGTAAGTTCAGATACCTTATGGGCAAGTGCCCAAGAACTTCAAACCTCAAAGCATGTTAAAAAATGGGTTGAAGGCCTATCAAAGAAAACATTTATCTCAAATCAGCAAATTGGCAAAAGCAAGGAAGGAAGACCATTGACTGCCTTGAGTATTGGTAATAAAAGATCAAAAAGAATGCTTATGGTCATATCGCGGCAGCATCCACCAGAAGTTACAGGGTATTTGGCAATGAAAGCTTTTGTAGAAACCATCAGTTCTAATTCAAGACTGGCTAAAAAGTTTAGAAAAAAATTCACAACCTATATTGTTCCTTTGATGAACCCTGATGGGGTTGATAATGGGAATTGGAGACATAGTTCTGGGGGAATTGATTTGAACAGGGATTGGACTCATTTTAACCAACCCGAAACATTGGCAGTGAGTAAATTTATTGAAGAAAAGGAGAATGAAACAAATGGTAAATTCTATTTCGGCATAGATTTCCATTCTACTTGGGACGATATTTATTATACCATAGCCGACAGTTTCAAAGGCAATATGCCTGGATTGGTGCCAGAATGGTTAGATAATGTAAAGAAAGCTATTCCTGATTATAATCCCAATATCAGACCCAGTGATACAATGGAGCCAGCTATCATATCACGTAATTATTTTTATGTTGCTCATGGTATGGAAGCCTTAGTTTTTGAGATTGGCGATAACACGCCAAGAGGGTTTATAAAAGAAAAAGGAAGGTTAAGTGCCATTGAATTAATGAAACTGATGCTTTCTAAATTATGA